The genomic region TGGAGCGGTCGTTATGACCGTGCGATGGCTCCTGTGGCTCTCAGTCGGGCTTTCCGCGTCATGCGGGACGGTCGGAGCCCCCATCGCACCTGAGAATGTGGGGGTCGCGGTGACCATCGAACAACAGAAACGCCTCGACGCTTCGGGGGGGCCGAGGCCCGGCGCCGTCGCTCCCGTGGAGCGTCGTGACTCCGATCCTGTCCCGGAAGGTCAAGACGTGAATTTGCCGCCATTGCGGCCGGTTGGCGGCCGATAGCGGCCGAGAAGGCATTACAGGATTGTCCCTGGCCGGGTTGGAAATTTTGAGCGAGGATTTTCAGAATGCATAGCTTCGAATATCGCCACGGTGAACTCTATTGCGAGCAAGTGCCGGTCAGCCGGATCGCCAAAGAGGTCGGCACCCCCTGCTATGTCTACAGCCACGCGACGTTGACCCGTCATTTCCGAGCCTACGACGGGGCCTTCAAGGACATTCCGCACGTTGTCGCCTTCGCGATGAAGGCGAATTCCAATCTGGCGATCTTGCGTCTGATGGCCAAGGAAGGCAGCGGAGTCGATATCGTCTCCGGCGGAGAACTGTTTCGCGCGCTAAAGGCCGGGGTGCCCCCGTCGAAAATCGTATTTGCGGGAGTCGGGAAGAGCGCGGACGAGATTCGCGATGCCTTGAAGGCCGGCATCCTGATGTTCAACGTCGAGTCGTCCGCCGAACTCCGGGCAATCGACGGAGTGGCGGCCTCCGTCGGGAAAAAGGCGCGGGTGGCTTTGCGGATCAATCCCGATATCGATCCCAAGACCCATCCGTATATCTCCACGGGACTCAAGAAAAGCAAGTTCGGCATCGCCGCGGACAGGGCGTTGGAGGAATACAAACTGGCGTCCTCGCTGGACCATATCGAAATCGTGGGCGTCCATGCCCATATCGGATCGCAATTGACAGAGGTGACGCCGTTTGTCGAGGCCTTGAAGAAAGTCGTGGCCCTAGTCGAATCTTTGAAGGCTCAGGGCATCGGAATTCAATACCTGAACGTCGGAGGCGGTCTCGGCATTACCTACTCGGACGAGAAGCCGCCGCTGCCCAAGGACTTGGCCGAGGCCATTTTCCCCTTGGTCAAGGACCGGAATCTGACGCTCGTGATGGAGCCCGGCCGGGTGATCGTGGGCAATGCCGGCATTCTCGTGACGCGCGCGCTGTATCAGAAGGACGGAGAGGCCAAGCGCTTCGTGATCGTCGATGCGGCGATGAACGACTTGATCAGACCCAGTCTCTACAGCGCGTACCACGATATCCGTCCCGTCTCGGAATCGTTGCTGGCCAGGCCCAAACATTCTGTCGACGTCGTCGGACCCGTCTGCGAGTCCGGAGATTTCCTCGCCAAGGATCGCACCCTGCCCGAGGTGAAGCCGGGCGATCTCCTGGCCGTCATGAGCGCGGGCGCCTATGGGTTCGTGATGGCGTCCAATTACAATTCCCGACCGCGGGTGCCGGAGGTCCTGGTGAAGGACGCCGACATTCATGTGATCCGCGCGCGGGAAACCTACGAGGATTTGGTGAAAGGCGAGACGATCCCCTCGTTTTTGAGCTAAGTGATCGGCGGCTCGACTGTTTACCAGGGAAGAAGTGCCGGAAAGCGCCGTCCCCAAGGGGGCTTGGCAAAGGAGCCATCATGTTTACCGGTTCATTAGTGGCCATCGTCACGCCGTTCAAGAGCGGCAAGGTGGATGAGAAGGCTTTCGGCGACCTGATCGAGTGGCAAATCGCCAGCGGTACGAATGGGATTGTTCCCTGCGGGACGACCGGAGAATCCGCCACGCTGTCGCATGAAGAGCATCATCGGGTCGTGAAGCTCACCGTCGAGGTCGTCCGGGGTCGTATTCCGGTCATTGCCGGAGCCGGTTCCAACAGCACGGCGGAGGCGATCTCCCTGACCAAACACGCCAAAGAAGCCGGGGCCGACGGGGCGCTCCTGATCACTCCGTACTACAACAGGCCCACGCAGGAAGGCTTATATCGTCATTACAAGGCCATCGCCGAGGCCGTCGATTTGCCGCAGGTGCTCTACAATATTCCCGGGCGGACGGGCGTGAACATGCTGCCTGCGACGGTGGCGCGTCTGTGCGGGATGAAGAACATCGTGGGAATCAAGGAAGGCAGCGGTTCCGTGCAACAGGCCTCCGACATCGTCATGCATTGCCGTGAACGGTTGACGGTTCTTGCGGGCGACGATTCCCTCACCCTTCCGATGATGGCGGTCGGAGCGAAAGGCGTCATCACCGTTGCCGCGAATCTGGTTCCCTCCGAGATGGCGAAGCTGGTGTCGACATTCTTATCGGGACACCTTGAAGAGTCACGCGGGATCCATTTCAGATTGTCCCCGCTCTTTGCCGCGTTGTTCTATGAAACCAACCCGATTCCCGTCAAAGAAGCATTGGGTCTGATGGGCAAGATGACCCCTGAATTGCGGCTGCCGCTCTGTCCCATGGGGACCGAGACCAAGGCGCAACTCACGGGCGTGCTCAAGGACCTGAACCTTGTCTAACCGCTGATCGATCCATTCTACCGTCTATGACCAACGTCATCATTGCAGGAGCTGCCGGGCGAATGGGCTGCCGCCTCGTTTCCCTGCTGAAAGAATCGACGACCCTGAAGCTGGCCGGCGCGATCGAGGGTGCCAAACATCCGACCCTGGGACAGGATGCCGGAGAAATCGCCGGATGCGGACGAGCGGGAGTCCCCATTACCGATGACCTCCCCTTGCTGCTCGAACGGGGCGACGTGGTCGTTGATTTTTCCTCTCCCCACGCGACGCTGGACCATCTCCGTGTCGTTGCGCAACACCGCCGGGCCATGGTGATCGGGACAACCGGGTTTTCGGCTTCCGAAATCCAACAGATCCGTGACTTTGCCGCTCAGATTCCCTGCGTGCTGTCCCCCAACATGAGCGTCGGCGTCAACCTGATTTGCAAGGTCATCGCAGAGATGGCGAAAACGCTGGGCGATGGGTACGATATTGAGGTGATTGAAGCGCATCACCGGCTCAAGAAGGACGCGCCAAGCGGCACAGCATTAAAGTTGGCCGAAGTCCTGGCGGACGCCGTCGGCCGGAACCTTGCGCAGGTGGGGGTATACGAACGGAAGGGATTGATCGGTGAGCGCAAGAACACGGAGATCGGGATTCAGACAGTCCGTGCGGGCGACATCGTCGGCGACCATACCGTTCTCTTCGGAGGCATAGGCGAACGGATCGAAGTCATCCATCGGGCCAGCAGCCGGGATACCTTCGCGAGTGGAGCTCTTCGTGCGGCTGGCTGGGTGGCTGGGCGGCAGCCAGGTTTGTACGATATGATGGATGTGCTGGGATTGCGTTGAGTTGACGGAGCGCGCCACCTCAACAGCATCGTTGGGATGTCCCCACGGAAGGCCGCAGTGGGCCCCCGCGAGGGATCGTCGGTCTTGCCGGTCAGGTCGATCTCAATGTCTCGCCGTCAGGGGACGCGGCTCTTGGTCTGCAGCCTTCCGGCGGCCACAGTTCAAACAGGCAAACACGGTGATCGCCAACCCGGCATCCAAGTCCACCGCCCGTTCCGGCAACATTGTTCCACGACATTTGTCACAAGTCTTCATGCGCGCACTCTAGCATTCCAGAAAATGGATGCATATCCATCAGAAGTACTGGGCTTGTCGCGAACAAAAGCCCCAAGCGGCCCTACGTCTAGGCCCTTTGCTCTATGGAAGAAGGACAACAAGACTAGGAGCATTGCTGAGGATATCTGCCGTCACGATTCTTGACACGGTATCTCTCGTCCCATAGGATTGTGGGTCTGAGGCTGTCATCCCCCTATGTATAGAATAATTTTCATCCTTATCCTGTTGATCATCCTCTATTTTCTCATCCGGAGTGCCGTGCGTGAGCTCAAGGGACGTGGGGCCCCGGACCGGTTACCGGCTGATAAGAACCAGATGGTGCAGGATCCCGTCTGTCACGTATTTGTTCCGCGCGGAACGGCAGTCACTGAGGTCATCGGAGGGCAAACGTATTGCTTTTGTGGACGAAGCTGCGCCGATAAGTTTCAAAAACAAATGGCGAGCTAACAGCCGGAATAGCTGTAGTCCGACAGCTTCTCTTCTTTGTCGAATTTCAAGGTGATCTGACACTGATTGGGCGAGAAATTGAACAGCGGCGCGCTGGTCTTACCTCCGGCGATGCGATAGTAGGTCCAGGTTTCACCTCCGAAGAAACGCGGGGACTTCCCGTCCGGCGCTCCCCAATTCTTCTCGAACCAGGCCTTGTCCTTGCCTTGCATCTCCGCCGGCTTCAGCGAAGCTTCCAGATAGGGGTTGTCGCCACCGCAGGCAGTGAGAAGCATGCAGAGCGCCGGAAGCCAGAGCAAACGTTTCATAAGGAACTCTCCTCGGTAAGAGAAGACCGTGAAGTAGAACACGACGCGGCGAATTGTAGCCGCCGGTGCATGGGCTGTCAAACGGCGTTGCGCGGTTGCGGCGGCCCTGACGTTCTCCCTACAATGGAAAGTCGTGTCGAGGGCGGGGCAGCGTCACAGTGGACCTGGTTTATTTGCCATGAAAGGATCACGCCATGAAATTCTATCTCGATACAGCCAGCGTGAAAGAAATCCAGGAGGCGGCAAGCCTCGGCTTGCTGGACGGAGTCACGACCAACCCTTCCCTCGTAGCCAAGGAAGGCCGTGTGTTTCGAGAAGTCCTGGTCGAAATCTGCAACATCGTGGACGGCCCGATCAGCGCCGAAGTCGTCAGCATCGAGGCGGACGCGATGGTCAAGGAGGGGCGGGAACTTGCGAAAATCCACAAGAACATCGTCGTGAAGATTCCCCTGATTGCCGAGGGACTCAAAGCCACCAAGCGGTTGACCGCGGAAGGCATCCGCGTCAATGTCACCCTGTGCTTTTCTCCGACACAGGCCCTTCTGGCCGCAAAGGCCGGGGCTTGGTGCGTTTCGCCCTTCATCGGACGGCTCGATGACATCAGTTCGAACGGGATGGAACTCATCCGCCAGATCATCACGATCTACAAGAATTACGACTACAAAACGTATGTCCTCGTGGCGAGCGTGCGTCATCCCCAGCACGTGGTCGAAGCGGCTTTGGCGGGCGGTCACATCTGTACGATGCCCTTTACCATCTTCCAGCAGATGGTAAAGCATCCCCTCACCGACGCCGGCCTGAAGAAGTTCTTGGCCGATTGGGAGTCTCAAAATAAAAAGAAATAGTTTCCGCTAGACATGGTAGCCAGACATGGTGCGGTCCTTTCGCTCAGGAGAGGACCGCGCTAAGCCTTCGAGCCGTGGATCAGGGCCCGTGCCAATCGATGATCTGTTTGGCCCGGCGGAAGATGGCATGGAACATCGGTCTCGTCAGTTTTCCCGTGAACGTATTCTGCTGGCTCGGATGATACGATCCGATCAGCGTGACGCGCCAGGGCATGAGGTATTCCCGTCCATGGCCGAAGAGGGGTAGCGGAGACGGAGGTATGAAACCCTCTTGTCTGCAGGTCTTCAGGTAATGGTCGAAGGCGATCTTGCCGAGCGCGACGATCACCTGCACATTTCGCAACAGCCGGATTTCCTCGCGAAGGAAGGTCCGGCAGGCGTCGAATTCATCCGGCGCGGGTTTGTTGTCCGGCGGCGCACAACGAACCGTGGCGCCGATATAGGCGTCCGACAAGGCGAGTCCGTCAGATCGATGCTGGGAAAGCGCCTGGTTCGCGAATCCGAAGCGATGCAACGCCTCGTACAGCCAGTCGCCGCTGCGATCTCCCGTAAACACCCGACCGGTCCTATTCCCTCCGTGGGCGGCGGGAGCCAGCCCCAATACATACAACCGTGCCTTGGCGTCGCCGAACCCAGGAACCGGCCGTCCCCAATAGGTCCAGTCTTGAAACTGTCTTCTCTTCGTCCGCGCGATCGCCTGCCGATAGTCGACCAGCCGCCGGCAGGCGGTGCAGGAGGCGATTCGATTGTTCAGCACCGTGAGCGAGCGCATGGCGTTGGGAGTGTATCAGGTGACCGCGATTGTCCGCCAGGCGCGGCGAACATCGAACTGCTTGCCGCTCAAGAGGCTTGCTGTTAGCATGGAAAATTATTCGTGAATCGTCCGTTCAACCTGGAGAACATTGCGTTATGGCACGGTGGCGTCGTCGGTTCCTGTACCTGCTTCCGCTTGTGATGGGCGTACGACTGTTTCTTGTCTCCGGTGCCTGGGCCGAGTCCGACCCGGTCACGCCAAAGGAAGGGATGCCGCGCCTGGGCGCCAATGGAGAGTCGGAGCGTGATCTGCTCCCGGGCGAGGTCATTGACGGGCAAATGGAGCCGGAAGAGCGTCTGGTTATTCTGCCCGAGATCAAGCGGGAAGGAGAGCGGTTTTTTCTCAGTTCGTTCAAGCTGCCCGATAAATTGACGTTCGCGGGGCAACCGATTCCCATGGACAACTGGCAAGTTCGGGAACGCATCGAATACGAATTTTACCAGTTTCTCGAGGACCAGGGCGAAAGCATTATCCTCGCCAAGCGCATGGGGCGCTGCTTCCCTCCGGCCGAGAAGCAACTCGCGGAAGCTGGACTGCCCGACGATCTCAAATACATGCTGTTGGTCGAGAGCAAGTGCATTGCCGCGGCCTATTCGCGCGCCAAAGCCTCCGGTCCGTGGCAATTTATTCCTTCGACCGGGCGTCGCTACCGGCTCAAGAGCGACTCGGTCCGCGACGACCGACGGAACCTGGAAATGTCCACGGAAGCGGCAGTCAAGTACCTCAAGTACTTGAAAGACTTCCAGCAGAACGACTGGTTTCTGGCCATGGCTTCCTACAACGCGGGAGAGGAACGGGTCCGCAAACTATTGAAGGATCAAAAGATCAACGACTACTGGCGAATGCACGGCCCTCGGGAAACCATGCGTTATGTTCCCCGAATCATCGCCGCCAAGGAAATCTATTCCCAGCCGGAGAAGTATCTGGGACTGAGCAAGAAGGATTTGTATCTCCCCCTGGAGACTGAAACGGTGACCGTGACCGTGAAGGAGTCTCAGCGGGCGCTGACTTCCATCGCCGAGGAGTTCGGGACGTACTATTTGGAATTGCGAATGCTGAATCCCGAGTTCAAGAAGGATGTGCTTCCGCACGGGGTCTATCAGATTCGAGTCCCCCGCCAGACCTGTCCAAGCCGGTGTTTCAAACAGGAGAAAACCCCCTAAGCCGGAATGGCGGCCGAGCTTCCGTTTTTGCTCCGAAACCGTCATCCTATCCGACGTCCCGGCTCGGCTCACCCCCCGAGTGGGCCTCTGACCGCTCGGGACGCAGGTTTATGACGATTCGACTGCCCACATCTCCGGTCAGCACTCTCCTCAAGCGAGTACTCGGACGAGCGATCAATGTCGCGGAGGGCGGGGCGGCCGTCAAGCGCGCCGTCGGCAGGCGCGGCGACGTGCTGACAATCGCATCCCGCCGATTCGACCTCCGACGATATGACCGGGTAGTCGTACTCGGTGCGGGGAAGGCCGCAGCGTCGATGGCCCGCGCGCTGGAACGGTTGCTGGGCAACCGGCTGGAGGGCGGACTCGTGGTCGTCAAGTACGGCCATGCAGTTCCGACGCGACGCATCGTGGTCTATGAAGCCGGCCATCCCTATCCTGACCGTGCCGGATTCCACGCCGCACGGCGGCTGATGCGCGCGGCATCCACGCTGTCCAAGCGCGATCTCCTGATTGTGTTGCTTTCGGGCGGCGCCTCCAGTCTGTTGCCCGCGCCCGTCCCCGGCATTAGCTTGTCCGACAAGCAACGGGTGACCAGGCGGCTGTTGCGAAGCGGAGCAGGCATCCAGGAGGTCAATACCGTGCGCAAGCACCTCTCGGCCCTTAAAGGGGGCAGGCTTGCGGCGATGACCTCCGCCAGAATCGTCACCCTGATCCTGTCCGACGTACTTGGCGACGATGTCAGCGCCATTGCGTCCGGTCCGACGGCCCCCGATCCCTCCACGTTTCGTCAAGCGGTCCTGTGTCTGAAGCGCCGCCGACTCTGGTCTTCCGTGTCTCCCTCGATGCGGAAGCATTTGGATAGGGGGTGCCGCGGCTTGGAAGTAGAAACGCCGAAGACCGGCGCGCCCTGCTTCAGGCATGTGCTCAACGTGTTGATCGGGAGCGGCGCATTGGCGGTGTCGGAGGCGGCGCGCGCCGCTCGAGAGGCCGGCTTCAGGACCGTGATCCATTCAATCAACTTGACCGGTGAGGCGCGTTTGGCAGGAGCGGAATTCGGGGCCATGGCACGGGATCTCCGCCGCCATGTCAAACCTGGCCGCAAACCCTGCTGTGTCATCACCGGGGGAGAAACGACCGTGACGGTGTCAGGCCAGGGACGGGGAGGCCGAGCGCAGGAGTTTGCCGTCGCGGCGGCGCAGGCCATTGCCGGGCTTCCAAATGTGTGGGTCGCGGCGGTTGGTACCGATGGGACGGACGGTCCGACCGACGCGGCTGGTGCGCTCGTGAGTGGACAGACTGCGGCGCAAGCCCTTCGAAACGGCATCGATCTCAATGCGGCGCTGAAGCAGAATAATACCTATCCCATACTAAAGCGCCTGGGGGCTCACATCATGACCGGTCCCACGGGCACCAACGTCAACGATCTTTACGTCCTGCTCGTCTTCTAGGTACTATCCCGACGATGGAGCGTCCGCTGGTTCTTCCCCTTGCCGCCTGTACGGATTCCTCACTGGCCGGGGGCAAGGCCCGGGGCCTGGCGCAGCTGATCGCCGCCGACATGTCTGTTCCATCCGGGCTCTGCGCGACCACCGCGTTCTACCGGGAATTCCTCAGACAAGCCGGCCTCACCGGGGCCGTCGATTCGCTGCGTGCAGCTGCGCTGTCCGGAGGCGATCGGGCGCCGCTTGCCCGTGACCTGCGCCTGCGTATTCTGAAGGCTCCCTGGCCGGGAGATCTTCGTCATGAGCTTGAGACCTCCGTTCTGAATCTCGGATTGAACGAAGCCACATTGTGGGCGGTGCGATCTTCGGCGACGAACGAAGACGCAATGCAGGCGAGCTTCGCGGGGCTGTATCGCACGCATCTCGGTATCCGCTTCTCCGGCATCCTGGCCGCGGTTCAGGACCTGTGGTCCTCTCTCTGGGAAGAGCGGGTGCTGGCCTATCATCGGAAGACTGCGGAGGCATCGTCGCTCCCGGAAATGGCCGTTGTCATTCAACCGATGCTCGATGCGACGGTTGCCGGCGTAGCCTACTCGATCGATCCCGTCACCGGCGAGAACCATATCGTCGTGGATGCCCTGCCTGGATTGGGTGCCCCGCTCGTCGATGGAACGGCGACGCCCGATCACTACGTCGTCCGTACGGAGTCTCCGGCGACCGGCGATGCGGTGATCACACGCGACATTATTGTGAAGTCTTCGGCCTTGCGGGTGGGACCGGACGGACTGCGGACTGAACCTCTCCCACACGACGCCGGCGCGTCTTCGTCGATGTCCGACCGGCAATTGATCGAACTCGCCGCAGTGACGAAACGGATCGAAGCGTTGCTCGGACATCCCGCCGACGTCGAATGGGCCATCGATCAACAAGGCCTCTGGCTGCTTCAGGCCAGACCTGTAACGGTCGCCGTCGGGGGCGGGCAGACGTCTGCCGGCGAGTGGGAATGGTCGAGAGCCAATCTCAAGGAAACCATGCCGGAAGTGCCGAGTCCGATCGGACTCTCGTTTCTTGAGCGCTTCATGGATGCCTATATCATCAAGCACTATCGGCGTTTGGGGTGCCGGATTCCTGAAGGAGCGTGCTCCGTTCGCGCCTTCCACGGGCGTCCCTACATCAACACCACGCTCTTCCACAGTCTCATTTTGCAGTTGGGAGGCGATCCTTCGTTGAATGCCGAGCAGATGGGCGGGGAGCCTGTCTCGATCGTTCAGCCGGAATCGGTGCTCGGACCACTCGTGCGTCTGCGCGCCGTCCGGCTGATGTGGCGCGAAATGAAGCGAGCCGTTTCCGATTCCCCCCGCTACTTTGCGGACATGAAGCAACAGGCATTGCGATATCAGCCTGACAACATCCGGGACTGGAAGGCAGACGATCTTGACCGGCACTTGGAAGAACTGGGCCGCAGACTCGACCGTCAGGAAATGACCTTTGGGATCGTGCTCGGCGTCGGACAATGTCTGCAGACCTTCAGCACGCTTTTGCCCGAGTGGCTGGGCGAGGATTGGCGAGGTCTGCTCAACGCGGCCTTGCAGGGGAAGGGCACGGTCATCAGCGCCCAACAGATCCACAGGGTGGCGGAATTGGTGGCGGCCGTCCGTCAGGACGAGACATTGCTCCATGGCATCGTGAACGAGAAGTGGGATCTGGCGACGCTCCGGCGGCAGGCCCCGCGTTCGCCGTTTCTCGCACGCTTTGACCGGTATCTGGAGGAGTTTGGCCATCGGGGGACAGGGGAGTCCGACGTAATGTCTCCGCGGTTTGCCGACCGGCCGGACGTGGTGCTCGACGTCGTTCGAGTCCAACTGAGCGGTCCTGTCGCCCGGCCGGAAGACATCGTCGCCCGACAGCGTGCGACGCGTGCCGCCGCCCTGGAGACGATCCGCGCCAGACTGGGCTGGCGGCTGGATCGGCTGGCGGTGTTTCTCTGGTGCTACCGCCGCCTCTGTCGGTTCCTCGCTCTGCGCGAAGCCAACCGCCACCATCTCATGTACTATTCCGCGGCGGTCAGGAACTTGTTGTTGCGGTTTGGTGCCTGCCTGGCGGCGCGCGGGACGCTTGCTGCCCCCGATGACGTGTTTTATCTCACATTGGAAGAGCGGGCATCCGTACTTTCGGCGGCGGAACGCGACTGGAAAGAAACCGTGCGTCTGCGCAAAGCGGATCGCCTGCGGTGGCTGGCGGTGCAGATGCCCGATACGATCCGCAACAGCCAGAACAGAACAGGCGGGGAGTCCGGGCCGACCGACGGCAGCTTACGAGGAACGCCGATCAGCACCGGCACGGTGATCGGGCCTGCCCGCCTGGTTCGGTCGATGGCGGATTGGCCCAAGGTGAGGCCTGGAGACATCATCGTGGCGCCGGTCATCGATCCCGGCATGGCACCTCTCTTCGGCATTGCGGCGGGGCTGGTGGCAGAAATGGGCGGCACCTTGTCGCACGGAGCGATCATCGCCCGGGAATATGGGCTGCCTGCCGTCGCCAACGTGTCCGGTATCGTCGGTCTGCTGAAGGATGGTGAACGGGTCCAGGTGGACGGCGGTTCAGGACAGGTGCACATCGACTCCGCTGCCGGCAATTGATTGCCGTGATGAAACCTCGCTAGAGCCGAATGACTCTAGTTGTGCGTGCTTGACCTTTGATTGGAATTTCCGTACGCTCAAACGCAGTCCTCTTCATCATCACCACAACGTCCAACTCGTCGTTCGGTAATACCCACGATGGTCCCGCGGATCACGTTCGATGATTGAGAGCATCCCCTTCAGCTTGGGTCTTGCCGTCGGAGCCGTCGTCGGATCCGTTATCGCGTGGTTGGCGGTGTCCGCCAAACTGCGTTCCGTCTTCCACGGCCAACTGACTTCAATCAGTGAACGAGCCCAGCGTGCCGAAACTCTGTCGGAAGAGCTGCGGCGGCAGCGCGAGACCGAACAGACCGAACATGGTCGACTCCGGCAGGAATTCCAGGACATGTCCCGTTCCTGCGCCATTGCGGAGACTCGGGCGGCTGAGGCGTTCAGGCATGCCGAAGAGCAAAAGACCCTGCTGTCCCAGGCGCGCCAGGAATTGGCGGACTCTTTCCGTGCCCTGTCGGGCGAGGCACTCAAACACAACAACGAAGCATTCCTGAGCCTCGCCAAGGCAACCTACGAGACGCTGCAAACGGAGGCCAAAGGCGATCTGGCGCAGCGGCAGCAGGCCATCGACGAACTCGTGAGGCCGTTGACCGAGTCGCTGCACCGGTACGATGAACAACTGCGCGCGATGGAGCAGTCCCGTCAGGCCGCGTACGGCGGCTTGGATCAACATATGAAATTGCTCGCCGAGTCTCAGCAGCGCTTGAAGGAAGAAACCGGCAATCTCGTGAACGCGCTGCGTGCGCCCGCCGTGCGGGGTCGTTGGGGGGAAATTACGCTCAAGCGCGTGGTAGAACTGGCTGGAATGGTCGCGCATTGCGATTTCACCGAACAAGAATCGGTGGCCGTGGAAGACGGGCGCCTCCGCCCCGACATGATCGTGCAGCTTCCGGGAGGGCGGCAGATCGTCGTCGATGCCAAGGCCGCATTGAACGGATATCTGGACGCCTACGAAGCGTCCGGCGAGGACCAGCGGCGCGAGGGGCTCCGGCGGCACGCCGCCCAGGTCCGGACCCATATGGGCCAGTTGAGTCTCAAGGCCTATTGGAGCCAGTTCGCGCAGGCGCCGGAATTCGTCGTGCTGTTTCTTCCCGGTGAGCAGTTCCTCGGGGCGGCCCTCGAACAGGATCCCGGACTCATCGAGGATGGATTCGCGCAAGGCGTGGTGCTGGCGACCCCGACGACGCTGATGGCGTTGTTGCGGGCGGTCGCGTACGGGTGGCGCCAGGAACGGCTCACCGCTCACGCCGAAGAAGCTGGACGGCTGGGGAAGGACCTCTATGAGCGAATGGCGGTGCTGGCCGAGCATCTGAACGACGTCGGCCAGGCGTTGGGCCGGAGCGTGACGGCCTATAACAAGGCGGTCGGCTCGCTGGAAACGCGCATCCTTCCCGCCGCGCGGCGGTTCAAAGAATTGGGGGTCGCCTCCGACAAGGATATTCCCCTGCTCGGGCCGATGGAGATCGTCCCCCGCAGGACTTTACCTCATGACGAATAAGGACGAATCCATGCACGATGCCCAGGCCATGGTGGAAGCGTTTCATCGTATGTTCGACATCGTGACCAATTCGACGCCGACGGCGGTCGGTCCGGACACGCGGCAATTGCGCATTCGCCTGATTCAGGAAGAGTTCGACGAGCTGCGGGAGGCGTTGGAAAGCGACGACTTGCCGGCGGTCGCCAAAGAGTTGGCGGACCTGTTGTATGTCGTCTACGGCACCGCCGTGTCGTACGGCATCGACATGGATCCGGTCTTTCGAGAAGTCCACCGTTCCAACATGAGCAAAGTCGGGGGACACAAGCGGGAGGATGGAAAGTGGGTGAAGCCGCCGACCTATTCGCCCGCCCTCATCGGTCCGATCCTGGAGGGCCTGAGAGCGGAGGGAAAGCTGCAATAAGCGCAATGACTGCCGAGGAGGCCGTCTGACCGGTATGAAGTCTCTGCGCTGCCCAAATTGCGGAACGCCATTTGTCCGGGTGACTCCGCACGAAGGAACGGTCGAACGCCTTCTGAGCCGGTTCAACATGTTTCCATTCCGGTGCCAGCTGTGCACGAACCGGTTCCGCGCCTTCTATCCCGGTGCCCGGCAAAATACCCAGACATTCGACCGTCGCGAGTTCAAACGGCTTTTCGCATCCATCGAGGCGCAAGTCCTCGACGAGCGGCAGTCGCCCTTCCTCAACCGCATCACCGATATTTCAATGGCGGGGTGCACTCTCGTGGGAACCGGTTTCGCCAAGGGCGCCTTTGTGGAATTGGTTCTGAAACCGACGTCCGGGAGCGAGGAGATCCGGATCGAAACGGCGATGGTCTGCTCCATCCATCCCGCATCGGTCGGCTTGCGGTTTCTCGAGGTGGAGCAGGCCGACAAGGAGCGTCTCAGCCAGGTGGTGCTCGGGTTGTTGGTGAGTCAGACCAATCCGATCATGAACGTGTAACGCGCATTAAGCAGATCTCCGTCCCCTCCGGGCCGATCCTGCCGATGGGACCGCGACCG from Nitrospira japonica harbors:
- a CDS encoding PilZ domain-containing protein, encoding MKSLRCPNCGTPFVRVTPHEGTVERLLSRFNMFPFRCQLCTNRFRAFYPGARQNTQTFDRREFKRLFASIEAQVLDERQSPFLNRITDISMAGCTLVGTGFAKGAFVELVLKPTSGSEEIRIETAMVCSIHPASVGLRFLEVEQADKERLSQVVLGLLVSQTNPIMNV